From Acipenser ruthenus chromosome 2, fAciRut3.2 maternal haplotype, whole genome shotgun sequence, a single genomic window includes:
- the LOC117403663 gene encoding NADH dehydrogenase [ubiquinone] iron-sulfur protein 4, mitochondrial-like, translating into MASSMSLLVLKRASSLNAATKSILIPTRSASTTAWRLARDQAHDTQLITVEEKLDITPLTGVPEEHIKTRKVRISVPARNAMQSGANNVRKWRMDFDTRERWENNLMGWASTADPLSNMVLTFSSKEDAVAFAEKNGWSYDLQEKKAPKPNPKSYGANFSWNKRTRVSTK; encoded by the exons ATGGCGTCTTCAATGTCACTGCTGGTTTTGAAAAGGGCCTCTTCGCTAAATGCAGCGACTAAATCAATACTAATTCCGACCAG GTCAGCAAGCACGACGGCATGGCGGCTGGCGCGAGACCAAGCCCACGACACGCAGCTCATAACCGTGGAGGAGAAACTG GATATCACGCCTTTGACTGGCGTTCCGGAGGAGCATATCAAGACCCGTAAAGTGCGGATCTCTGTCCCTGCCCGCAATGCCATGCAGTCTGGGGCAAACAACGTCCGCAAGTGGAGAATGGACTTCGATACCCGAGAACGCTGGGAGAACAATTTGATGGGATGGGCTTCAAC ggctGATCCTTTGTCCAACATGGTTCTTACTTTTAGCTCCAAAGAGGATGCTGTTGCTTTCGCAGAGAAAAATG GCTGGAGCTATGATCTTCAAGAAAAGAAGGCACCAAAGCCTAACCCTAAATCCTATGGAGCAAACTTCTCTTGGAACAAAAGGACAAGAGTGtctacaaaataa